Part of the Olsenella profusa DSM 13989 genome, CGGTGCATGTTGCTATCCACCCAACAGTTTTGAATGTTTTTTGGTTCATAGTCTATTCCAACTTTCAGCGACGACAAGATGCACAAGATGGAAACGAAACAGCAGTAAGTAGAATAAAGCCCAACTCTATATATTATTACGAAAGCTATAGCGAAGTTTCATAAAAGTAACACGGTATATGCTAATCCATTTGAAAATACCCTTTCAGCACTTGGTAGCAAATGGTAGCTTCCGGTCTCATCTATCGTGCCGCCCCAACCACTTCCTGGGAGTGCTCGAGGCGTCTCCTTTACGCTTGCCATCGGCACTACAAGCCGAGAGGACGTCTCTAGAATGCGAGATCCTCATTCGAGGACACATCGAACGTCGCCATCATCTCCGAGCCTGTGTCGTCAGGCCATTTGCGAACTGTCCTGACAGCGATTTTCGCTCCTCCTTCTGCGGGAAGCCGAATACGCCCGTGCCGATGCAGCAGAGGACAATCGAAGACAGGCTGTAATTCTTCGCCAGGACCAGGCAACTGCTGTGGCAGCTGGCGAGCTGTACGTGGGTGAAGGTCCGTGAGACTCCCGTGCGCGATGGTACCGGCCGTATGGATGACGTGCTTCGAGGGGAGGTTGTACGCGGTGGTGATCTTTACCGATTAACCCCTCGAGCAGCTCGTCCTGCGTTTTGAGCCAGTTTTCATCCGCAGGTGTCGGTGACCTGGTGTTCACTAAGGTGCGGGACGCGTTCCCCTAGCTCATTTGCGTCGTTCGCCGGAGGGGCGTGGAGCCCGCGCTCGGCACACAGCTCTGCCGCTAGATGCTCAGGCAATCCCTTCTTACGACCGGACTCCATGCTGCGCCTCCTCGTGGCCGATCAACGCCAACGCCTCGGAGAGTGCCGTGTCGATATCGGCATCGAGTAGAATCAAACGGCTGCGGATCTCAGCCGGCGTATACGCCTCCCCATAGTTGGCGCATGCGTACTTGGCCTGCGGATTGGTGCTCGTGTGCTGCCAGAAGGGATATTTGATGATGACGGGTGTGCTCATGCCCACCCCCAGCTCGAGATGGGACACCCTTCCCCACCCGTGTGCGTCCATGAAGTCACGGTAGCGCCCCGCTGCCTCGTGCCAGCCGTTATCTTCCACAAAGGTGTCGTCTGCTCGCAGGTTCATGCTCATAGGCGCCCCGCATTTGGGGCAATGGGGCACCAACCTTTCCGGTACCCGCATGCCATGCTCCTCCTCTACCATGCGCTTCACCGCCCCGTAGCTATCATAGGTGGCGTCGTGGCACGGTACGCTGCGCTGCCACAGGCCGTAGTCACCCTGTGTGTAGAACAAGCGCTCCTTGGGGAATCCTGCCAGCTGGAACCGATGGTTCACGTTAGTGGTCAGGATGAAGAGATCCTCACCGTCAAGCAGGCGCAGGAGTTTCTCGTAGGTACCCTTTGGCGCGTCTACGTAGCGGCTGTACC contains:
- a CDS encoding macro domain-containing protein — protein: MRPVPSRTGVSRTFTHVQLASCHSSCLVLAKNYSLSSIVLCCIGTGVFGFPQKEERKSLSGQFANGLTTQARR
- a CDS encoding Sir2 silent information regulator family NAD-dependent deacetylase; this encodes MATGFAYGDERFRHRFADFIKSRGFTDMYSAGFLPFPTFKEQWACWSRHIWYSRYVDAPKGTYEKLLRLLDGEDLFILTTNVNHRFQLAGFPKERLFYTQGDYGLWQRSVPCHDATYDSYGAVKRMVEEEHGMRVPERLVPHCPKCGAPMSMNLRADDTFVEDNGWHEAAGRYRDFMDAHGWGRVSHLELGVGMSTPVIIKYPFWQHTSTNPQAKYACANYGEAYTPAEIRSRLILLDADIDTALSEALALIGHEEAQHGVRS